From Nymphalis io chromosome 12, ilAglIoxx1.1, whole genome shotgun sequence, a single genomic window includes:
- the LOC126772241 gene encoding cuticle protein 16.5-like → MYAKLIVALCALGVAHGSGLLAAAPVAYSSHAIAAPAIVTKTISPAVSSVSSYSTHTAHAAPIATYAAAPAIATSYAAAPAIATSYAAAPAIATSYAAPVVTKTISPATTSYSSYSTQTAHGSPVATYAAPAVAVHSAPAVAVAAAPAVSSYSSYSTQTAHGARAYAAPAYASYAAGPAYASYAAGPAYASYAAAPAYASYAAAPAITSYAAPAYSSYKTYAAPAISAYAAPAYSTYAAAAPVLRSAVSYSAAPAVSHIAYKAHGANYAW, encoded by the exons ATGTACGCTAAG TTGATCGTCGCTCTTTGCGCCCTAGGCGTTGCTCACGGCAGTGGCCTCTTGGCGGCCGCTCCAGTAGCGTACAGCAGCCACGCTATCGCGGCTCCCGCTATTGTCACTAAGACCATCAGCCCCGCTGTCTCTTCCGTGTCTTCATACTCGACCCACACAGCGCACGCTGCACCTATCGCCACTTATGCTGCCGCCCCTGCCATCGCTACATCCTACGCTGCTGCACCAGCCATCGCTACATCCTACGCTGCTGCACCAGCCATCGCTACATCCTACGCCGCTCCCGTAGTGACCAAGACCATCTCGCCAGCCACTACCTCCTACTCTTCTTACTCGACCCAAACCGCTCACGGCTCTCCCGTCGCGACCTACGCCGCTCCCGCCGTCGCCGTACACTCCGCCCCCGCTGTGGCCGTAGCTGCCGCCCCCGCTGTGTCTTCTTACTCTTCCTACTCCACCCAGACCGCTCATGGAGCTAGAGCGTACGCCGCTCCCGCGTATGCCTCATACGCCGCTGGACCCGCGTACGCCTCATACGCCGCTGGACCCGCGTACGCCTCATACGCCGCAGCTCCCGCATATGCCTCATACGCCGCCGCCCCAGCCATCACCTCATACGCCGCACCTGCGTACTCTTCTTACAAAACCTATGCTGCACCCGCCATCTCCGCGTACGCTGCACCTGCCTACTCCACCTATGCTGCGGCTGCTCCAGTCCTCAGATCAGCTGTGTCGTACTCTGCTGCACCCGCCGTGTCTCACATTGCTTACAAAGCTCACGGTGCCAACTATGCCTGGTAA